One genomic segment of Hydrocarboniclastica marina includes these proteins:
- a CDS encoding family 1 encapsulin nanocompartment shell protein: MSYLNRKNANFSDDIWNKIDEAAVEAATDILTGRRFLDVDGPYGVGLTSVEVGEEGYCRQPAPDEAGAVLSKAVALPMLRKSFGLSVRRIEGHVGMGLPLDLRAVEDAAEAVARREEEFIYYGQPDFGLEGLLTANGRVQVGCDDWGQIEQALSDVLGAVTRLDENGFHGPYALVLSPSWYNLLFRRYEGTDMLQLEHLKRLCELGVFKASIEGAVLVDAHVGRIIVGQDMMTGYSSNDGIHHQMFISESLVMRVEEPGAICTLSPKTAP, translated from the coding sequence ATGAGTTATCTGAACCGAAAGAATGCGAACTTCTCCGACGACATCTGGAACAAGATTGATGAGGCGGCTGTTGAGGCTGCCACGGACATTCTGACCGGCCGCCGTTTTCTTGATGTGGATGGCCCCTACGGCGTAGGCCTGACCTCCGTAGAAGTCGGCGAGGAAGGCTACTGCCGACAGCCTGCTCCTGATGAAGCCGGCGCGGTGCTGAGCAAAGCGGTTGCGTTGCCGATGCTGCGCAAAAGCTTTGGCCTGAGTGTGCGCCGGATTGAAGGTCACGTTGGCATGGGCCTGCCGCTGGACCTGCGCGCTGTGGAAGATGCGGCAGAAGCCGTGGCACGCAGGGAAGAGGAGTTTATCTATTACGGCCAGCCGGATTTCGGGCTGGAAGGGCTACTGACCGCCAATGGTCGGGTGCAGGTTGGATGCGACGACTGGGGCCAGATCGAGCAGGCCCTGAGCGACGTGTTGGGCGCGGTGACGCGTCTCGATGAGAACGGCTTTCACGGGCCTTATGCGCTTGTGCTTTCGCCAAGCTGGTACAACCTGCTGTTCCGCCGTTACGAAGGCACAGACATGCTCCAGCTGGAGCACCTCAAGCGCCTCTGTGAACTGGGCGTGTTCAAGGCGTCCATTGAAGGCGCTGTGCTGGTGGACGCCCACGTGGGCCGCATCATCGTCGGGCAGGATATGATGACCGGTTATTCGAGCAACGATGGCATCCACCACCAGATGTTTATCAGTGAGAGCCTGGTCATGCGGGTCGAGGAGCCAGGCGCTATTTGTACCCTCTCGCCTAAAACCGCACCGTGA
- a CDS encoding encapsulin-associated ferritin-like protein, which yields MAGASESYHEPVEQLSPKTKDMHRALVSLQEELEAVDWYRQRADATDDQELKGLLLHNMREEVEHACMVLEWLRRNSEDFAEQLKLYLFTDDPILEVEESEEAQESVRPGGGKVSESQPLQFTIGDLKGK from the coding sequence ATGGCTGGCGCGAGCGAGAGTTACCACGAACCCGTGGAACAGTTGTCCCCAAAAACAAAGGATATGCATCGGGCCCTTGTGTCCCTTCAGGAAGAGCTTGAGGCGGTGGATTGGTATCGCCAGCGGGCTGACGCAACCGACGATCAGGAGTTAAAAGGCCTGCTACTGCATAACATGCGCGAAGAGGTCGAGCACGCCTGCATGGTGTTGGAATGGCTTCGCCGCAACAGCGAGGACTTTGCCGAGCAGCTGAAACTCTACCTGTTCACCGATGACCCGATCCTCGAGGTGGAGGAGAGCGAAGAAGCTCAGGAATCTGTCAGGCCGGGTGGCGGCAAGGTTAGCGAAAGTCAGCCGCTTCAATTCACCATTGGCGACCTGAAGGGGAAGTAA
- a CDS encoding acyltransferase family protein: MASRGDMMRYYYIDFLRGALMTVGVVYHAALVVRAENPWAIKTLEQSEVYNAVAFALHSFRMHAFFLLSGFFAAMLINRMGTPAYLGKRLNRIAVPLLVAALTLQLPAMIHRDWDTAFWLGGAWVGHLWFLGNLLAYMAALAVSFPLFRRLCITLPYWLFAAAVAGLYMAASVLAWKIPTSPWGSFWILVDFDQLLPYAAFFAAGAYLFLKPTVLEALHDWRSNLGLLALGALIIGGLWESNSGYRYFGYGLWALSVTGLLMGIARRLISEDTWWVRFLGESSYTVYLFHMPLLILGGGFFLTLNPHVFFVGAVVVVTTVCWALHRWVISQSATLAYLYNGKPLPAGWGWKLGLGSKLPEAPEAAQATKLSRAQ, from the coding sequence ATGGCTTCACGTGGAGACATGATGCGCTACTACTATATAGACTTCCTGCGGGGCGCCCTGATGACGGTCGGCGTGGTTTACCATGCAGCCCTGGTAGTGAGGGCTGAGAACCCCTGGGCCATCAAGACCCTTGAACAGAGTGAAGTCTACAATGCCGTTGCGTTCGCCTTGCACTCGTTCCGGATGCACGCCTTTTTCCTGCTTTCCGGCTTCTTCGCTGCCATGCTTATCAACCGCATGGGCACCCCTGCTTACCTGGGCAAGCGCCTCAACCGTATTGCAGTGCCTTTGCTCGTGGCCGCGCTAACCCTGCAACTGCCGGCAATGATCCATCGAGACTGGGACACAGCGTTCTGGTTGGGCGGCGCCTGGGTCGGGCATTTGTGGTTTCTGGGCAACCTGCTGGCCTACATGGCCGCGCTCGCGGTCAGTTTCCCGCTCTTTCGCCGGCTGTGTATCACTCTGCCCTACTGGTTGTTTGCCGCTGCCGTCGCTGGGCTATACATGGCCGCCTCGGTGCTGGCGTGGAAAATTCCCACTTCGCCCTGGGGGAGCTTCTGGATTCTGGTGGACTTTGACCAGCTGCTTCCCTATGCGGCTTTCTTCGCTGCTGGCGCTTACCTCTTTCTGAAGCCGACTGTGCTCGAGGCTCTGCATGACTGGCGCTCGAACCTCGGTTTGCTGGCGCTCGGCGCGTTGATTATCGGAGGCCTGTGGGAAAGCAACAGCGGCTACCGCTATTTCGGCTATGGACTGTGGGCCCTTTCGGTCACCGGCCTGCTGATGGGCATCGCGCGCAGACTCATCAGCGAGGATACCTGGTGGGTAAGATTCCTCGGCGAATCCAGCTATACCGTTTACCTCTTTCATATGCCGCTGTTGATTCTGGGTGGCGGTTTTTTCCTTACGCTCAACCCTCACGTTTTCTTTGTCGGTGCGGTGGTTGTCGTAACGACTGTCTGTTGGGCCTTGCACCGGTGGGTAATCAGCCAATCTGCAACATTGGCCTATCTATACAACGGCAAGCCGCTACCCGCAGGCTGGGGCTGGAAGCTGGGCCTGGGATCGAAGTTGCCTGAAGCGCCCGAAGCTGCACAGGCCACCAAACTGTCCCGGGCACAGTAG
- a CDS encoding amidase family protein: protein MNADNSPVASLDYFYLREGLLAGNFSPRQVAEEVLKRIETRSSSAEWTWCVPSKDLLDQATAIEAKDRRLPFYGIPFSVKDNIHVEGLPITGGCPAYRSISTQTSPVVQQLLDMGALLVGKNTMDQFATGVVGVRSDPHPVNPFNDQYIPGGSSSGSGVVVAKGCVSFSLGSDTGGSGRVPAALCNIVGFKPTPHVLSNEGMLYANRSIDCIPIFARTAREADAVFRQLIPEQGDTLRPAADAVPELSRLRIAVPDAKGLKFFDDHLAEESYRKALAVLRRLGASIETVDIGAFTEAGAMLFEGAFIGERFDSVGDFIKRNRDSVNHVVAQSVLAGESVTPHRIWQDLARLNSLKGQAHRLLSQYDCLLTPTAGTVYRCDEVKADPLNLNRNMAYYTNFGNLLDLAVVSVPGYFRADGLPFGLSFIGPGYSDLKMLNIAAQWESLSAVAPDVPAGPG, encoded by the coding sequence ATGAATGCTGATAATAGTCCCGTCGCCAGTCTCGATTATTTCTATTTGAGGGAAGGGTTGCTGGCGGGCAACTTTTCGCCCCGGCAGGTGGCTGAAGAGGTCCTGAAGCGTATTGAGACCCGCAGTTCCAGCGCGGAATGGACCTGGTGTGTGCCCTCCAAGGATCTGCTTGACCAGGCTACCGCCATCGAAGCCAAGGACAGGCGTTTGCCTTTTTACGGCATCCCTTTTTCTGTCAAAGACAATATTCACGTCGAAGGCCTGCCGATAACCGGCGGCTGTCCGGCCTATCGCTCCATCTCAACACAGACTTCTCCGGTGGTGCAGCAACTGCTCGACATGGGCGCGCTGCTGGTCGGCAAGAACACCATGGACCAGTTTGCCACAGGGGTCGTCGGCGTACGAAGCGATCCGCACCCGGTAAACCCGTTCAATGACCAGTACATTCCCGGCGGGTCCAGTTCTGGCTCAGGCGTTGTCGTCGCCAAGGGCTGCGTGAGCTTCTCGCTGGGCAGTGACACTGGCGGCTCCGGCCGGGTGCCGGCCGCGCTGTGTAATATTGTTGGGTTCAAGCCAACGCCCCATGTGCTGAGCAACGAGGGCATGCTGTATGCAAACCGAAGCATCGACTGCATACCGATATTTGCGCGTACGGCCCGTGAAGCCGATGCAGTCTTTCGGCAATTGATTCCGGAGCAGGGCGACACACTGCGACCGGCGGCCGATGCTGTTCCGGAGCTGAGTCGCCTGAGAATCGCCGTACCTGACGCTAAGGGCCTCAAATTCTTCGACGACCATCTGGCTGAGGAGAGCTACAGGAAAGCGCTGGCAGTGCTGAGGCGGTTGGGGGCTAGTATCGAAACCGTCGACATTGGGGCATTCACCGAAGCCGGCGCCATGCTGTTTGAAGGCGCTTTTATTGGTGAACGATTCGACTCGGTGGGCGACTTCATCAAACGTAACAGGGACAGCGTCAACCACGTAGTCGCTCAAAGCGTTCTTGCTGGAGAGTCAGTAACACCGCACCGGATCTGGCAAGACCTGGCCCGCCTGAACAGTCTTAAAGGGCAGGCTCATCGGCTTCTGTCACAGTACGACTGCCTGCTGACGCCGACCGCCGGCACCGTGTACCGCTGTGATGAAGTAAAAGCCGACCCGCTCAACCTGAACCGCAATATGGCCTACTATACCAATTTTGGTAACTTGCTGGACCTGGCGGTTGTTTCCGTACCGGGTTACTTTCGGGCAGACGGTCTGCCGTTCGGCCTGAGTTTTATCGGCCCCGGGTACAGCGATCTGAAGATGCTGAACATCGCGGCGCAATGGGAGAGCCTCAGCGCCGTGGCCCCTGATGTTCCCGCTGGGCCGGGCTAG
- a CDS encoding ABC transporter substrate-binding protein, translating to MKKLIVSTITSVALSLGAVQAQAQSEPEVPEKVTIGYLNLVNAQLVTKSLGLMQKHMPGVEIEYIKVGGGGDMLRAIAADQVDFGGLGNPPTAIGVTRGLPIKGTMVLNMLDFVEAMAVRTSADIKRLEDLKGKTIAAPFGSTTHYLLLNALHDEGIDPASMKIIDLRPNDIVQAWYRGDIDAAWFWEPALGKVLDEDANLFMTSGLMAERGYPTWDVGVVMDEFAEKYPDYVEKFVAAECEGIDYWINNPADTAKIIAKELQLELADATRMMKGTGMVPCDEQLTAQFIGDTAKRGQFVDTLMSTAEFLHAQKRLPKVPSRETFENFLAPQYLEAVTQ from the coding sequence ATGAAAAAGCTCATTGTTTCGACTATCACCAGTGTTGCCCTCAGCCTGGGCGCCGTGCAGGCCCAGGCCCAATCTGAACCTGAAGTGCCGGAGAAAGTCACTATCGGCTATCTCAATCTGGTCAATGCCCAATTGGTTACCAAATCGCTGGGGCTGATGCAGAAACACATGCCCGGCGTCGAGATCGAATACATCAAGGTGGGCGGGGGTGGCGACATGTTACGCGCGATCGCTGCTGACCAGGTGGACTTCGGCGGGCTCGGCAATCCGCCGACCGCCATCGGCGTCACCCGCGGGCTCCCGATCAAAGGGACCATGGTGCTGAACATGCTCGACTTCGTCGAAGCGATGGCCGTTCGCACATCAGCTGACATCAAGCGCCTGGAAGACCTCAAGGGCAAAACCATTGCCGCGCCCTTTGGCTCGACGACGCATTATCTGCTTCTCAATGCATTGCACGACGAGGGCATTGACCCGGCGTCAATGAAGATCATCGACCTTCGCCCCAATGACATCGTCCAGGCCTGGTACCGCGGCGATATCGACGCAGCCTGGTTCTGGGAGCCAGCGCTGGGAAAGGTTCTGGATGAAGATGCCAATCTGTTCATGACCTCCGGCCTTATGGCCGAACGCGGATACCCCACCTGGGATGTGGGCGTCGTCATGGACGAATTTGCGGAAAAATACCCGGATTACGTCGAGAAGTTTGTTGCGGCCGAATGCGAGGGCATCGATTACTGGATCAATAACCCGGCGGATACCGCCAAGATCATTGCCAAAGAGCTGCAGCTGGAGCTGGCCGATGCCACGCGGATGATGAAAGGTACCGGCATGGTGCCTTGCGACGAGCAGCTCACTGCCCAGTTCATCGGTGACACTGCGAAGCGCGGGCAATTCGTCGACACGTTGATGTCTACGGCTGAGTTCCTGCACGCGCAGAAGCGGCTGCCGAAGGTTCCATCGCGTGAAACCTTCGAGAACTTCCTGGCGCCTCAGTATCTCGAAGCCGTAACCCAATAG
- a CDS encoding ABC transporter permease, protein MNAQNDAPTYGTPAKVLSPNRTLRLPALVRKNIENGKYLSVLTVLFLLGVWFLVTAMGWANPLFLPSPGDVWRAFVEVAVSGYQGSTLLEHVSTSLYRILVSFAAACLVGIPLGVLMGTSWAAHRIFNPLIEFYRPLPPLGLYTLLVMWLGIGESSKLALLFLAGLPGIIIATIQAVSDINPTYVRAARSLGAGRWALMRNVYLPGSGPTILTGMRISLGFIYTVLVAAEIVAATAGIGWMIWDAAKFLLGDIVIMGLVVLGITGMALDLVLKFAGRVVMPWTRIRQM, encoded by the coding sequence ATGAATGCCCAAAACGATGCGCCAACATACGGCACCCCGGCCAAAGTACTGTCACCCAACCGAACGTTACGCCTGCCGGCTCTGGTCCGGAAGAACATCGAAAACGGCAAATACCTTTCGGTACTGACGGTCCTGTTCCTGCTGGGAGTCTGGTTTCTGGTCACGGCGATGGGCTGGGCGAACCCGTTGTTCCTGCCTTCACCAGGCGACGTCTGGCGAGCGTTTGTAGAGGTAGCGGTATCCGGTTACCAGGGCTCGACATTGCTTGAGCACGTCTCCACAAGCCTGTACCGGATTCTGGTTTCGTTCGCCGCGGCGTGTCTGGTGGGCATCCCGCTTGGGGTGCTGATGGGCACCTCGTGGGCAGCGCACCGTATTTTTAACCCGTTGATTGAGTTCTACCGGCCACTACCACCGCTAGGGCTTTATACGCTGCTGGTGATGTGGCTTGGCATCGGTGAATCGTCCAAGTTGGCCCTGCTTTTTCTTGCAGGGCTGCCGGGCATCATCATCGCCACTATTCAGGCTGTTTCCGATATCAACCCGACCTATGTTCGCGCGGCACGCTCTCTCGGTGCCGGTCGCTGGGCGCTGATGCGCAACGTCTATCTGCCGGGCTCGGGGCCCACCATCCTGACCGGCATGCGTATTTCCCTGGGTTTCATCTACACCGTTCTGGTTGCCGCTGAGATTGTGGCAGCCACGGCGGGTATCGGCTGGATGATCTGGGACGCCGCCAAGTTCCTGCTCGGTGACATCGTGATCATGGGGCTGGTCGTGCTCGGTATCACCGGCATGGCGCTGGACCTGGTGCTCAAGTTCGCGGGCCGGGTCGTCATGCCCTGGACCCGCATCAGACAAATGTAG
- a CDS encoding M20 family metallopeptidase → MNLTLGKELQERLINALDEQEYIDLTTEMVAIGQPHSTNPLDPDIPAGEEEAIALFVAGKLEAMGFTVSRHYSQDRRPNIVGVLKGTGGGPSLMINDHLDTYPAVETHRWDKCDGQPFKATRHGDWIYGRGTSDTRANLAASLLAVKSVLNSGAKLKGDLICCYTVDEEKDGVHGSLFLTQTLGITADHSITVEPTAWGKDSDDWGLNLSVANSGHCLVRLVVRGIKSHIWRPDTGVNAITKAAELVPVLNAMPFRHTPSAFPGHTPPCACVVRVEGGLPGEMQFTPDSCTLTLAVVGILPGMTLDSVVGDISAVVAETLTGQEGTAFEVDQLPGSLFVKGTEPVPMDDEPNASLSLAYQSVLGTKPRPNRKNAFNDTIRFREAGMNAVTFGPGEDGWSPINECISIKKSVAAMKVLALAIPNILGVSE, encoded by the coding sequence ATGAATCTGACACTGGGCAAAGAACTGCAGGAGCGACTAATCAACGCCCTTGATGAGCAGGAGTACATCGACCTGACCACCGAAATGGTGGCGATTGGCCAGCCGCACTCGACCAACCCGCTTGACCCTGACATTCCTGCGGGTGAAGAAGAGGCCATTGCACTATTCGTCGCGGGAAAACTGGAGGCGATGGGCTTTACGGTCAGTCGACACTACTCCCAGGATCGCCGGCCCAACATCGTTGGTGTGTTGAAGGGCACAGGCGGCGGTCCCTCACTGATGATCAACGACCACCTGGATACCTATCCGGCAGTTGAGACGCATCGCTGGGACAAGTGCGACGGCCAACCTTTCAAGGCCACGCGCCACGGCGACTGGATCTATGGCCGCGGCACTTCCGATACCCGGGCCAACCTCGCCGCGTCGCTACTGGCGGTCAAGTCGGTGCTCAACAGTGGCGCCAAACTCAAGGGGGACCTGATCTGCTGTTACACGGTCGACGAGGAGAAAGACGGCGTCCATGGCTCGCTTTTCCTGACGCAGACCCTGGGCATCACGGCCGATCATTCCATCACTGTTGAGCCGACCGCCTGGGGTAAAGACTCCGACGATTGGGGACTCAACCTGTCCGTTGCCAACTCGGGGCACTGCCTGGTCCGCCTGGTGGTGCGTGGTATCAAGTCCCACATCTGGCGCCCGGACACCGGCGTCAACGCCATCACCAAGGCGGCGGAGCTGGTGCCCGTGCTCAATGCCATGCCGTTTCGCCACACCCCTTCGGCTTTTCCGGGTCACACGCCGCCCTGCGCCTGTGTGGTACGTGTCGAGGGCGGGCTCCCGGGCGAAATGCAGTTCACGCCGGACAGCTGCACCTTAACCCTGGCGGTCGTCGGCATTTTGCCGGGGATGACGCTGGACTCGGTGGTCGGCGATATATCCGCCGTGGTCGCCGAAACCCTGACGGGGCAGGAAGGCACCGCATTCGAGGTAGACCAGTTGCCCGGCTCGTTGTTCGTCAAGGGCACTGAACCTGTGCCCATGGACGACGAGCCCAATGCCTCGCTTTCGCTCGCTTATCAGTCGGTGTTGGGCACGAAGCCGCGGCCCAACCGCAAGAATGCCTTCAACGACACCATCCGTTTCCGCGAAGCCGGCATGAACGCCGTGACCTTCGGCCCGGGCGAGGATGGCTGGTCGCCAATTAACGAATGCATCTCCATCAAAAAGTCGGTTGCAGCCATGAAAGTGCTTGCCCTTGCGATCCCGAACATTCTCGGCGTTTCGGAATAG
- a CDS encoding sulfite exporter TauE/SafE family protein: MELLIATLCFLGALVQATAGLGFGLVVAPLLLAVYEPVDAIQVAGALTLTIVALITPFIVKNILKPELGKLALGSLMGLVIGSICLQLVPIEAIRIAALVVLAYSLIRYVRTHLAATGYGASDTETERLGRGVCFGLVSGVMGATLAMPGPMALVFLREQRIAVAKVRATVFALMIGSYLGTLAISFSLHGISAVAYEGLLTYLPPTLGGVVAGSVLARFIPAFLFDVATTLLMLSTLVVLTTKILTTHFF, encoded by the coding sequence ATGGAGCTTCTCATAGCAACGTTGTGTTTTCTCGGCGCCCTCGTACAGGCAACTGCCGGTCTGGGTTTCGGCCTGGTTGTCGCGCCACTGCTGCTGGCAGTCTACGAGCCTGTGGATGCGATCCAGGTCGCTGGCGCGTTGACGCTCACCATCGTCGCCCTGATTACGCCGTTTATCGTTAAGAACATCCTGAAACCAGAACTGGGCAAATTGGCCCTGGGCAGCCTGATGGGCCTGGTGATCGGCAGTATTTGCCTGCAGTTGGTGCCTATCGAGGCTATTCGCATCGCTGCCCTGGTCGTGCTTGCGTACTCCCTGATTCGCTATGTCAGAACACACCTGGCTGCAACTGGCTATGGGGCTTCCGATACTGAAACCGAGCGTCTGGGCAGGGGCGTCTGCTTTGGCCTCGTCTCCGGTGTGATGGGCGCGACGCTGGCCATGCCGGGGCCCATGGCACTGGTGTTCCTGCGCGAGCAACGCATAGCGGTCGCCAAGGTCCGGGCTACTGTTTTCGCCCTGATGATCGGCTCTTACCTCGGCACGCTGGCGATTTCGTTCAGCTTGCACGGCATTTCAGCGGTCGCTTACGAGGGCCTGCTGACCTACCTCCCGCCAACGCTTGGCGGTGTGGTCGCGGGGAGCGTTTTGGCACGGTTCATACCGGCGTTCCTGTTCGACGTCGCGACGACACTACTCATGCTTTCAACGCTGGTTGTGCTGACCACCAAAATCCTTACCACGCACTTTTTCTAA
- a CDS encoding GntR family transcriptional regulator, with amino-acid sequence MKSAFANANVIPMPLFQQVKEAVRREILDGTYGPHEKLPSERQMMEAFSVSRITVRLALADLQREGLIFKINGKGTFVTLPKAQFDVSTLRGFGESAAQIGQEAFTELVSVTTGLPSHGVAHQLLLPKGSQVTKFQRLRYLNREPLAFDVTYAPVELGERFRSADLQHRDLFDIVENDCGMTVASARVNVEAVLCDVELAAYLNVEQSSAALHIERCVHDATGAPILYENLFYRGDRFRFGLDIDRVHLGQPLGERG; translated from the coding sequence ATGAAGAGTGCTTTCGCAAACGCCAACGTCATACCGATGCCGCTGTTCCAGCAGGTCAAGGAAGCGGTGCGCCGGGAAATACTCGATGGCACCTACGGCCCGCACGAGAAGCTGCCCAGCGAACGGCAGATGATGGAGGCGTTTTCGGTTAGTCGGATCACCGTCAGGCTGGCGCTTGCCGACCTTCAGCGCGAAGGGCTCATCTTCAAGATAAACGGGAAGGGCACGTTCGTGACGCTGCCGAAGGCCCAGTTTGATGTCTCCACCCTGCGGGGGTTCGGAGAGAGTGCCGCACAGATCGGGCAGGAAGCCTTCACGGAACTGGTTTCGGTTACAACCGGGTTGCCGTCCCATGGGGTTGCCCATCAGCTTCTGCTGCCCAAGGGCAGTCAGGTAACCAAGTTTCAGCGCCTGCGCTATCTCAACCGTGAGCCGCTCGCTTTCGATGTGACCTATGCGCCAGTCGAACTCGGCGAGCGTTTTCGCAGCGCGGACCTTCAGCACCGGGATTTGTTCGACATTGTTGAGAACGACTGCGGTATGACCGTGGCCTCGGCCAGGGTCAACGTTGAAGCAGTTCTGTGTGATGTTGAGCTGGCCGCTTACCTCAATGTCGAACAGAGCAGTGCGGCACTCCATATAGAGCGCTGCGTCCACGACGCCACCGGCGCGCCCATCCTCTACGAGAACCTTTTCTATCGCGGCGACCGTTTCAGGTTTGGCCTGGACATTGACCGGGTACATCTTGGCCAGCCCCTTGGGGAGCGTGGGTGA
- a CDS encoding methyl-accepting chemotaxis protein, which produces MSWVNRSIFNKLLLIVAGTSLLIGLAAGYNTWSAQTGFAQYRTLLSHEISNAQHVQRLLSEFQTQVQEWKNVLLRGGNPADRTKYWESFLAQEALIQEDGKALLERIEGEEAGAEVNAFLQSHLAMGQAYRDGYERFVSSGYDAQYGDSVVRGIDREPSQQLEKAAALLQSLAKNRSLAINDEGTTASIYAGIALLLSILLAAVLTLWTVNKALVQPSNYLIGRIDSLSKGRLGEQIVLQRQDELGSLANAARLMQQFLRNIAEQLKSTDSRLQSASGELSTASAAAFKRSTDSHQRTDQMATAMQEMAHTAQDVSSHAAGTVDLTRKTHADASDSQKAMELARDSMERLSKQMDETSGLVGRLADDAQNVGNVVNVIRNIAEQTNLLALNAAIEAARAGEQGRGFAVVADEVRALAQKTQQSTAEIEGIIGRVQAGANGSVEFMTSSRDIAEESRGLFSQANSGMGRITIQMGETDNLAAQVATAAEEQTSVAEEISQTILALAELTEETTADAQRSRDISELLSGIANDANQLARQFEMH; this is translated from the coding sequence ATGAGCTGGGTCAACCGCAGTATTTTCAACAAATTGCTATTAATCGTCGCAGGGACCAGCCTGCTGATAGGCCTGGCCGCGGGTTACAACACCTGGTCCGCGCAAACGGGTTTTGCCCAGTACAGGACTCTGCTATCCCACGAGATTAGCAATGCCCAGCATGTCCAGCGCTTGTTAAGCGAGTTTCAGACCCAGGTTCAGGAGTGGAAAAACGTACTCCTGCGTGGCGGTAACCCGGCAGACCGGACAAAGTACTGGGAGAGTTTCCTTGCCCAGGAGGCACTGATTCAGGAAGACGGCAAGGCACTGCTAGAGCGGATTGAAGGCGAAGAAGCCGGGGCCGAAGTGAACGCCTTCCTGCAATCGCATCTCGCTATGGGACAGGCATACCGTGATGGATACGAGCGCTTCGTGTCCTCAGGTTACGACGCCCAATACGGCGATAGCGTCGTCAGGGGGATAGATCGCGAGCCCTCGCAACAGCTCGAGAAGGCCGCAGCACTGCTCCAGTCGCTGGCAAAAAATCGGTCGCTGGCGATTAACGACGAAGGAACAACAGCATCCATCTATGCCGGCATTGCGCTCCTGTTGTCCATTTTGCTGGCTGCAGTGCTGACCCTCTGGACAGTTAACAAAGCGCTGGTCCAACCAAGCAATTACCTCATCGGCCGAATAGACAGCCTCAGCAAAGGACGCCTCGGCGAGCAGATCGTCCTGCAGCGTCAGGACGAGCTTGGCAGTCTGGCTAACGCCGCCCGCCTTATGCAGCAATTCCTGCGTAATATCGCCGAGCAGTTAAAATCGACCGATAGCCGCCTGCAGAGCGCATCCGGTGAACTGAGCACGGCATCCGCAGCGGCTTTTAAACGCTCTACTGATTCCCATCAGCGCACCGACCAGATGGCAACCGCCATGCAGGAAATGGCGCATACCGCCCAGGATGTTTCCAGCCATGCTGCCGGCACCGTTGATCTGACCCGAAAAACCCATGCCGATGCGTCAGACTCGCAGAAGGCTATGGAACTCGCCCGGGATTCCATGGAGCGGCTGTCCAAACAGATGGACGAAACTTCTGGCCTGGTTGGGCGCCTTGCAGACGATGCCCAGAATGTCGGCAATGTCGTCAACGTGATCCGCAACATCGCCGAGCAGACCAATCTCCTTGCCCTTAACGCAGCCATAGAAGCAGCGCGCGCCGGCGAGCAGGGTCGCGGCTTCGCTGTGGTCGCAGATGAAGTCAGAGCCCTCGCTCAAAAAACCCAGCAGTCCACCGCCGAGATCGAAGGCATCATTGGCCGGGTTCAGGCAGGGGCAAACGGGTCCGTGGAATTCATGACCTCCAGCCGCGACATCGCCGAAGAAAGCCGCGGCCTTTTTAGCCAGGCCAACTCAGGAATGGGCCGGATCACTATCCAGATGGGCGAAACGGACAACCTCGCGGCACAGGTCGCCACCGCGGCTGAGGAGCAGACCAGTGTGGCGGAAGAAATTTCACAAACCATACTCGCCCTGGCAGAGCTGACTGAAGAAACGACCGCAGACGCGCAGCGCTCCCGGGACATCTCCGAATTGCTGAGCGGCATCGCCAACGATGCCAATCAGTTGGCAAGACAGTTTGAGATGCACTGA